The nucleotide window TTAATTCCGCGATAAATAGTATTGTAACTGATTTGCCATTCGCTATTTTCGTGAACTAAACGGCCTGAGATTTGTTCCGGAGACCATTGGCATTGAACGATGCGGTGAAGGACAAAATCTCGTAGTTTCAAGTCAGCTAAGATCCTAGGACGTCGGCTTTTCAGTCGCCGTCTCTGATAGTTCTCTTGTGCTTTGACAGCTGAATATGCATCACGGCCACCGTTGCGCTTAATTTCGCGTGATACGGTGGCTTTTGAGCAGCCAATTTTCTCCGCAATACCTTGATAAGTATCGTTTAAAGTGACTCCTAACAGTATGCATTCTCGGTCTTTTAAGGTAAGATGATTGTACGGACTCATAGCCTAAGATCTCCTTTAAGTGATTGTTGTGGTGACTTCATTTTACAGGACTCAGGCTATGAGTTCTTTTTTATTTTCTTCTTACTTGTTGCACTTCAATTGTAAATTCGTCATACAAAAAATTAAAAGAAGGTCGGGCGCATGACCATAACGACAGTGTGCCCGGCGACTAAGTGGCGTCAAAAACAAAACGGACGTGTAGCTTCAGATGATTTTCTTGAGCTACTGTTACGGTTTCTATCTATGTATCAGGGAAACGTGCAAACGAATCAAAATCATAATAAGTCATGGACGGTATCTTGCGTTGACGGTACGCTTTCAGATTCTATAATGCTTGGGTTGGGGATGGTCCAATTCAGACATTGATGCGTAGGTGAATTGACACTTATTTCAAATTGCCGATAATAATCGCACGCACTACTGTCAAAAGAGAGCACTTGCCAACTAAGCAAGATTAGAAGAATAGTCAATTTAAAAAGGTAACGGCACTTCAATGCAGGAAGGTCGTTACCTTTTTTGTGAGCAGTTACAGTAGTCCTTATAGATGACGATCACTCTAGCGTTGTGTAACCTTAGTTGATCGCGATTGCCAGTACTTTCTGACCAATGCAATGAAAACGACCAGGCCACTGAATTGGCAGGTCGTCATTAGGCCAAAGCCCATGTTAAAGGCGTTGATGCTCCCACTAACAAGACTGAGTGTGGCAAATACCGTTAAGCCAATCCAATGTATCCGCTTCGTCCAAGTGTTCGGGTGGCGCCGGGCAATGCCCAAGTTGAGCATAAGACCGATCAGCAAGAGGATGAGAAAGTCCATCCAGTAAAGAGCAAGGAACGTTGAAAATTGGGTGACGCGTTCCACTAGGAGAACGCCGAAGAGGACTACTAATAGGCTGGCGTTTGGGTAGGTAACTGGTTTCGTTATGGGTGCGGTTGCTGTGTCCTGTAAGAGGTTATCTACCGGGACGGCATATAGAGTAGCTAATTGGGCAATGGTGGCGATGTCCGGTTGGTTCCGGCCAGTCTCCCAGCTGGAAACGGTCTGCCGTGAGACGTGTAGTTGGTCTGCCAGTGCCGTTTGGGTCAGCTGTTGCGTTTGTCGGAATTTCTTCAAACGTGCGCCTAGTTCTGTCGATGCCATGGGGGCACCTCACTTCCTTGATAATTGCTATTGACTCTATCATAGAGAATCGTCTGGAAATAGCAAGCTATTCTCGCTAGCATCCGTATCATTCGGGGATTTGAACGGGTACGCTGAAAGGGAGTGGAGGAGATGATGTCCAGTGCAAAATGGACAAGCGAAAATGGTTCAGGTAACCGGGCTACGAAAAAGGTTCGGTCGCCATGTGGTCTTGCGTGATGTGAATTTCGCATTTTCAACTGGTGAAGTTGTCGGCTTAGTTGGGCCCAATGGTGCGGGTAAGACGACTATTATGAAAGCATTATTGGGCCTGCTAGCCACGGATGCTGGCAACGTTCGAATTTTGGGACAACCCGTTTCAGTCAATACCCATACTGTTGTGACCCAACAGGTCGGCGCGCTCATCGAACACCCAGCAATTTATCCATTTCTGACCGGCTGGCAACATTTGCAACTGATGACGACTTCCGTGGAACAAATGACGTGGGTAGTGCAGGCCCTCCAAATGGAAGCCTATATTCACCGGCCGGCCAAACGATATTCACTAGGCATGAAGCAAAAACTGGGAATTGCCATGGCGTTGGTGAATCGCCCACGGTTAGTCATATTGGACGAACCGATGAATGGATTAGACCCCCAATCGGTTAAGCGACTACGCCATTTGATTGGTCAGTTGGCAGGGGAAGGGACCACATTTTTAATTTCCAGCCATATTTTGAGTGAGTTGGAAAAGATCATTGATACGGTGATCTTAATTGATCAGGGAGAAGTGTTGCTTCAACGGACGATGACGCAACTTCGGGAATCGGCGCGGCAGGGATTAGTGGTGCGGACAACGGAAAATGCTCGAGGGTTGCAGGTGCTTTTACGGGCAGACTATCCAGTAACACAGCGGGGCAGCAACTTAATCGTGACGAAGTCGGTTGCGTTGACGCCCTTACTGCGTACCCTTCTCGACGCGCATCTTCAAATTTTAAAGGTAAATCAGCACCGGGAAGATTTAGAGACAGTCTTGTTACGCTTATTGGCAGAGAGGAAGGCATAGATCATGGGACAATTAATTCAGCAGGAGATTTTTAAATTTAGACACCAACGTATGGCGTGGCTAGCCCCCGTCATCTTGGTGCTTTTAATGGGCGGACTGGCCATGACGGCCCACGGCGCATCAGTCAGTGATCAGAAATTTTATATTTCATCGGCGTATGGCGGGTTTCAATGGCTGACGATGCTTATCATTGTGATTGGCGCTAGCTGTGTGACAATGGAATTCGAGTATGGGACGATCAAACAGTTGGCGACGCAGGTGAATCATCGCTGGACGATTTTTGTGGGGAAGTATGTACTAGTTCTCGGGTGTAGCGTGTTAGGTCATGGGTTGGCCATCCTCGTGACACTATTGCTCAAGACTAGTGCTGGGCGGGGCCTACACTGGCAGACCATTTACCTCTATCACCAATCACTATTGGCTAATCTAGTGACTAATGCGGGGCTGGATATGTACGGTGGTGTGATGATTATTGGACTGGTTTTCTTGCTGGCAAGCTGTAGTCATAACAATGCGGCGGCAATCGCTATTAGCATGGGTGTCTGTTTCATGGGGGAAGGGGTATCCAGTTTGTTATTGCAGTCGTTTAAGTCGTTATTGCCAGTGATGAAATGGAATCCGTTTAACATGTTCTTCTTACAGGAGGAGTATGCTAATCCCAGTTATCAGCAGAATGTGACCCATTTGACGATCCAGCAGTTGAGTGTCGGCAGTCTTGGGTGGGCGTTATTCTTTGTAGCGGTCGGTGCGGTGATCTTTTCGAGACGGCGGATTTAGG belongs to Levilactobacillus yonginensis and includes:
- a CDS encoding helix-turn-helix domain-containing protein; amino-acid sequence: MASTELGARLKKFRQTQQLTQTALADQLHVSRQTVSSWETGRNQPDIATIAQLATLYAVPVDNLLQDTATAPITKPVTYPNASLLVVLFGVLLVERVTQFSTFLALYWMDFLILLLIGLMLNLGIARRHPNTWTKRIHWIGLTVFATLSLVSGSINAFNMGFGLMTTCQFSGLVVFIALVRKYWQSRSTKVTQR
- a CDS encoding ABC transporter ATP-binding protein, translating into MQNGQAKMVQVTGLRKRFGRHVVLRDVNFAFSTGEVVGLVGPNGAGKTTIMKALLGLLATDAGNVRILGQPVSVNTHTVVTQQVGALIEHPAIYPFLTGWQHLQLMTTSVEQMTWVVQALQMEAYIHRPAKRYSLGMKQKLGIAMALVNRPRLVILDEPMNGLDPQSVKRLRHLIGQLAGEGTTFLISSHILSELEKIIDTVILIDQGEVLLQRTMTQLRESARQGLVVRTTENARGLQVLLRADYPVTQRGSNLIVTKSVALTPLLRTLLDAHLQILKVNQHREDLETVLLRLLAERKA
- a CDS encoding ABC transporter permease encodes the protein MGQLIQQEIFKFRHQRMAWLAPVILVLLMGGLAMTAHGASVSDQKFYISSAYGGFQWLTMLIIVIGASCVTMEFEYGTIKQLATQVNHRWTIFVGKYVLVLGCSVLGHGLAILVTLLLKTSAGRGLHWQTIYLYHQSLLANLVTNAGLDMYGGVMIIGLVFLLASCSHNNAAAIAISMGVCFMGEGVSSLLLQSFKSLLPVMKWNPFNMFFLQEEYANPSYQQNVTHLTIQQLSVGSLGWALFFVAVGAVIFSRRRI